A stretch of DNA from Candidatus Cloacimonas sp.:
GGTGCGCAGTATATACAAAAATCAAGTTACAGTGATACTAATTGGAACAGTTTAGTTACCGCTCAGATAGATAATGGTTGTCCTGTTTATTACAGTGGCTATGATCCTGTAGAAGGTGGTCATGCTTTTGTTGCTGATGGTTATGATGTTGCCAATCATTTTCACTTTAATTTTGGTTGGAGCGGTAGCGGTAATGGCTATTTTTACACAACTAATATAAGCGGTTTTACACAAAATCAGGGTGCAATTGTTAATACCATTCCTGAGAATTACAGCATAGCCAATGTGCCTGTCCGGATAACAGCTATGGATACTAATGCCGGAGATAATTTTACCGTTAGTATCAAAACGAATCCTCTTCTAGGCAGTTGGAATGTGAATCATTACGATTTTAACTTTTACTATGATAATTCTTTCGTAGATTATATAGGATATTCCGTCTCTGGAACTATTTCCGAAACAGGCACAACTACCGTTTCCGAAAGTTCTCCCGGGGTAATCAGCGTGGATTGGAATAATGCCAGCAGTGTTATTGGTGGAGGTTTATTGATAAACTTTACTTTCAGAGCCAGAGATGTGGGGGACTATCTGTTCTATATGAGTATGAATTATAACACTACTCCTATTACCAATGTGAATGATATAATGGTTCATTCTTCTGCTCCCGTAGCTACAATTGCCGAAAGTCAACTATCTTTAACCAATATTATGCACCTTGCATATAATACAATTGGCAGCACTCAACTGAATACAACTTATTTACTTCCTTCCTGGAATATCAGACATTATCAAGGCAATATAAACTATAATCCAGCCAAACTTGAATATGCGGGAATTACTACCGAAGAAACAATTAGTGCCGGTTGCGAAGTTAATGTTGATTCCTCTACTTCAGGAGTTATAACTATTACTGCCAATTCTACTGCTGCTCTATTTGGTTCGGGACCGCTAATAAAAGTTAAATTCAAAGCTATAGGCAATACCGGTTCTATGTCTGTAACGCAGATTTCCCTAAGTGATTTCTTATATAATACTACAGCCATAGCGCAAGTTGGTTCAGCCAATGTAATTCTTTCTGCTTATACAGACATTGAAGACGAAGTTATCGCAGTTCCACAACCCAAGCTGGAAGTGTATCCTAATCCGTTCCGGGACAATGCAGTTCTGAAATTTACAGGAACCAGCAAGGCAACAGTGCAAGTAGAAGTTTATAACCTTAAAGGACAGCTGGTAAAAGAATTGCAGATTAGTGATCCGCTAAATTCACAAATTCAATGGAATAGAATTGATACCAAGGGTAGAACTGTTGCGGATGGAATATATTTCCTGCGTTGGCAGCAAGGAGAACAAAGTGGCACTAATAAGGTGTTAATAATCAAATAAATATAATGTTTAATAAAATGAAAGCCCCTGTTGTAAGGGGCTTTTTTAATTTCCAGACATTTGTTGACCGGGAGGTCAACTTTCCGAAAAAAGGGTAAGAAGTAGTTGACCAGGAGGTCAACTTTCCGAAAGAAGGGGTGAAAAGTAGTTGACCGGGAGGTCAACTTTCCGAAAAGAAGCGGGAGGTAGTTGACCAGGAGGTCAACTTTCCAAAAAAAGGGTGAGAAGTAGTTGACCGGGAGGTCAACTTTCCGAAAAAAGGTTGAGAAGTAGTTGACCGGGAGGTCAACTTTCCGAAAAAAGGGTGAGAGTTGTAATGAGCAGAAGGAATTTACCAATCTGATTTCCCTGATAGTAGTATTAGGGTTTGTTATGAAACCTTCTATCCCTCTTTACTAAATATACTACTGCTCTTTGTCTCTTTGTTCAATAAACTACTGCTCTTTGTCTCTTTGTTCAATAAACTACTGCTCTTTGTCTCTTTGTTCAAAAAGAGTATTTCTTTCGTGTTTTGCCAAAAAATCCCGAATCTCTTTTTCAGCTCTCATAAAATCCTCCTTACTCTGCACCGGAATTGGATCGGAGTAAATCATTGTGATTTTAGCAAAAGGTTTGGGAAAGCGAAAACGATCCCAGGATTTAAACAGCCATTCTTTATCGGCATTAACTGCCACAGCCACTA
This window harbors:
- a CDS encoding C10 family peptidase, with the translated sequence MRLTQNRLARIVILIAGLSLISISMWAALVQPENALLAAKNYLKGMGLKHQVYTDSAELYTYNGGKLLPLEANKIAAVEPALYYISYTNGNYAVVSAEDNFYPVLAYSDEGITTLKSLPPAFYYWLDSYAAQVMQIREAKLSYPENVQLWQKLLSGTYSNASKNERAISPLVTTMWDQGWPYNALCPADQQGPGGHVYAGCVATAMGMVMKYWNHPQTGVGSDSYYCAGYGYQSANFGNTTYLWDQMNDTAGSDYIPIATLLYHLGVSVHMGYAVDGSGAQSSDAAVALVDHFRYPGAQYIQKSSYSDTNWNSLVTAQIDNGCPVYYSGYDPVEGGHAFVADGYDVANHFHFNFGWSGSGNGYFYTTNISGFTQNQGAIVNTIPENYSIANVPVRITAMDTNAGDNFTVSIKTNPLLGSWNVNHYDFNFYYDNSFVDYIGYSVSGTISETGTTTVSESSPGVISVDWNNASSVIGGGLLINFTFRARDVGDYLFYMSMNYNTTPITNVNDIMVHSSAPVATIAESQLSLTNIMHLAYNTIGSTQLNTTYLLPSWNIRHYQGNINYNPAKLEYAGITTEETISAGCEVNVDSSTSGVITITANSTAALFGSGPLIKVKFKAIGNTGSMSVTQISLSDFLYNTTAIAQVGSANVILSAYTDIEDEVIAVPQPKLEVYPNPFRDNAVLKFTGTSKATVQVEVYNLKGQLVKELQISDPLNSQIQWNRIDTKGRTVADGIYFLRWQQGEQSGTNKVLIIK